A stretch of the Aspergillus puulaauensis MK2 DNA, chromosome 6, nearly complete sequence genome encodes the following:
- a CDS encoding RNA polymerase II-binding domain-containing protein (COG:S;~EggNog:ENOG410PIP6;~InterPro:IPR006569,IPR039037;~PFAM:PF04818;~go_process: GO:0006874 - cellular calcium ion homeostasis [Evidence IEA]): protein MASHQVAIAKASLAAGLLRPDPTSVARDEITALHTSLDRALAHCSRANIQSCKEWLLRYLVSSSNRVGLLAKYLVALSGSFEDNTNNSNSAAANTNTNTNTNANAKQAQRPSVKRKRLHMLYLLNDVFHHTKYHSSSSAAFSTLSGSLQPHMVELLSYAASYDREKNPKHHRRLDELLDIWQEHAYFGADYVGKLREVVANSAVSGPIKTSATPGAEGAEPDRKSRDAPFIMPATHGDQSAPFYDLPAANIIPHIVPNSTAPLRPDLIKPLFLTAGPADQKLVSAVKSFLNDVDQIYGLGESDQKDGGIVDIDELGQTVVRDEITGEILEGETYYGWSRSFCQQMKKRNARGRGSRSRSRSRSPHKRRRYSDSASDDSRYRSSSRSRSPRSPRRDRRYDSRSRSRSRSYSPPSAAPQQHQPSHAQNTYAQPPGFPAQPPQMPYNRGNFPPPPPPNYQGAWPPPPPQSFSNFPPPFQQMPPGPPPPPPMPPGSGPYNFPPPGGQGWHPPPPPPSGRGWR from the exons ATGGCCTCCCACCAAGTCGCCATAGCAAAGGCCTCGCTAGCCGCCGGACTCCTCCGTCCGGACCCAACCTCAGTCGCGCGCGACGAGATCACAGCCCTGCACACCTCTCTCGACAGAGCGCTGGCCCACTGCTCTCGCGCAAACATCCAG TCCTGCAAAGAATGGCTTCTCAGATATCTTGTCTCCTCGTCTAATCGAGTCGGCTTGTTGGCGAAGTACTTGGTTGCGTTGTCGGGGTCGTTCGAGGATAACAccaacaactccaactccgccGCAGCGAACACGAACACAAATACGAACACGAATGCGAACGCAAAACAGGCGCAGCGGCCGTCcgtgaagaggaagaggctgcaTATGCTGTACCTCCTGAATGATGTGTTTCATCATACGAAATACCacagctcctcgtcggctgCATTCTCTACCCTCAGCGGCTCGCTGCAGCCGCATATGGTGGAATTGCTGAGTTACGCTGCATCCTACGATCGCGAGAAAAACCCGAAACACCATAGACGGCTGGACGAATTGCTGGATATCTGGCAGGAGCATGCCTATTTCGGTGCCGACTATGTAGGCAAACTCCGAGAGGTAGTGGCCAACTCTGCCGTCTCAGGCCCGATCAAGACGTCGGCAACCCCCGGTGCGGAGGGTGCCGAGCCAGATCGTAAATCGAGAGATGCACCGTTCATTATGCCCGCGACTCACGGCGACCAGTCTGCTCCTTTTTATGATCTCCCGGCTGCGAATATCATCCCGCATATTGTTCCGAATTCGACGGCTCCGCTGCGGCCGGATTTGATCAAACCGTTGTTTTTGACGGCGGGTCCGGCGGACCAGAAGCTAGTATCAGCGGTCAAGTCGTTTCTTAATGATGTGGACCAGATCTATGGGCTAGGTGAATCGGACCAGAAAGACGGCGGGATTGTGGACATTGATGAGCTCGGCCAGACCGTCGTCCGCGATGAAATCACGGGAGAGATCCTCGAAGGCGAAACGTACTACGGCTGGTCCCGGTCGTTCTGCcagcagatgaagaagagaaacgcgCGAGGCCGCGGGAGCCgaagtcgcagtcgcagccgcagccccCATAAGCGGCGACGGTACAGCGACAGTGCCAGCGATGACAGCAGATACCGCAGCTCATCTCGAAGCCGGTCACCCCGGTCACCCCGACGAGACCGGCGGTATGACTCGCGGTCTCGCTCGCGAAGTCGTTCCTACTCGCCGCCAAGTGCAGccccccagcaacaccaaccctCACACGCCCAAAATACATACGCCCAACCGCCAGGCTTCCCAGCGCAACCCCCTCAAATGCCATACAACCGTGGAAACttcccgccgccgccgccgccaaactACCAAGGCGCGtggcctcctccgcctccacaGAGTTTCTCCAACTTCCCGCCTCCATTTCAGCAGATGCCGCCAGGtccaccgccaccgccgccaatgccTCCAGGATCGGGGCCATATAACTTCCCTCCTCCAGGCGGGCAAGGCTGGCATCccccaccgccgccgccgtctgGACGTGGATGGCGGTGA
- a CDS encoding uncharacterized protein (COG:Q;~EggNog:ENOG410QAAK;~InterPro:IPR015798,IPR016182,IPR036460,IPR000269, IPR015800;~PFAM:PF01179,PF02727;~go_function: GO:0005507 - copper ion binding [Evidence IEA];~go_function: GO:0008131 - primary amine oxidase activity [Evidence IEA];~go_function: GO:0048038 - quinone binding [Evidence IEA];~go_process: GO:0009308 - amine metabolic process [Evidence IEA];~go_process: GO:0055114 - oxidation-reduction process [Evidence IEA]): MTSTIQAPHPLSPLRANEVHRASKALLQHLRCAKEQVRFKVIDLAEPPKHLCLSYLYENGPVPDRKARVYFHRKNSTTLSVAIVNITRLAVEKDYDVPDAQGAVDWVEYELVHNACLEHPEVKAEVAKLKLPPNCKVLNDPWAYGTDDPNERRRLFQCYMYAALSDDPEANHYSIPLPLAPIFDANTLELVALERLPMGETADLDPETQPWEPVEPVEYSTGILGPDAFRKDVKPLQVSQPQGPSFSITDHHIEWQKWSFVLGWTLREGPVLHDIKYDNRPLFYRVSMSEMTVPYGDPRSPYHRKQAFDLGDSGFGLTSNTLSLGCDCLGHIAYFNGIRASPDGLPVAMPNVVCMHEVDDGIGWKHTNFRNGKTSVVRDRKLVIQCTATVANYEYILAFVLDQAANLHIELRATGILSTMPIRSNTKVPWGTVVAPGVLAVNHQHIFCARIDPFIDGARENTIVHEDCIPVPQDPTHNPPGCAFKVHTTPITKPGGYDLDLTKNRTYKILNEARTNPVSGQPVGYKLHAIPSQMLMMDPETFNYRRGVFSAKPIWVTKYRDDELWAAGEFTNQSREDTGLAKWAARHDDGVRSEDVVLWHSFGITHVTRPEDFPVMPNEKMSMVLKPVSFFELNPSNDVPRSNQRDNQSTLHQRAEDAESCCARESNL; encoded by the exons ATGACATCGACCATCCAAGCACCGCACCCCTTGAGCCCGCTGCGCGCCAACGAGGTCCATCGGGCCTCCAAAGCCCTCCTTCAGCATCTACGCTGCGCCAAAGAACAAGTCCGGTTCAAGGTGATTGATCTGGCTGAGCCACCGAAGCATCTATGTCTGAGCTATCTTTATGAGAATGGGCCAGTCCCAGACCGCAAGGCCCGGGTCTACTTTCATCGGAAGAACAGCACGACTCTGTCCGTTGCTATTGTGAACATCACCCGGTTGGCGGTCGAAAAGGACTACGACGTGCCTGATGCGCAGGGAGCAGTCGACTGGGTCGAGTATGAGCTTGTCCACAATGCTTGTCTGGAGCATCCTGAGGTCAAGGCCGAGGTTGCAAAGCTCAAGCTGCCTCCTAA TTGCAAAGTTCTCAACGACCCATGGGCGTATGGGACTGACGACCCTAATGAACGACGCCGCCTGTTCCAGTGCTACATGTACGCTGCGCTCAGCGACGACCCTGAAGCCAACCACTACTCTATACCGCTGCCGCTGGCACCAATTTTTGACGCCAATACTCTCGAACTCGTGGCTCTCGAACGTCTCCCAATGGGCGAGACTGCAGATCTAGACCCTGAAACGCAGCCATGGGAGCCCGTCGAGCCCGTCGAATACAGCACTGGCATTCTAGGCCCAGACGCCTTCCGCAAGGACGTGAAGCCCCTGCAGGTGTCTCAACCCCAGGGACCCTCGTTCAGCATCACCGACCACCACATCGAATGGCAAAAATGGTCCTTCGTGCTTGGCTGGACCCTCCGTGAAGGCCCTGTCCTGCACGACATCAAATATGACAACAGACCCCTATTCTACCGCGTCTCCATGTCCGAAATGACCGTCCCCTACGGCGACCCTCGCTCGCCCTACCACCGCAAACAGGCCTTCGATCTGGGCGACTCTGGCTTCGGCCTCACATCCAACACCCTCTCGCTAGGCTGCGACTGTCTCGGCCACATCGCCTACTTCAACGGCATCCGCGCCTCGCCCGACGGCCTGCCAGTCGCCATGCCCAACGTCGTCTGCATGCACGAAGTCGACGACGGCATCGGCTGGAAACACACCAACTTCCGCAACGGCAAGACGTCTGTCGTGCGAGACCGCAAGCTCGTCATCCAGTGCACCGCCACCGTCGCGAACTACGAGTACATCCTAGCCTTTGTCCTCGACCAGGCTGCTAACCTGCACATCGAGCTCCGCGCGACGGGCATCCTCTCGACTATGCCCATTCGTTCGAACACGAAGGTTCCTTGGGGTACTGTCGTCGCGCCGGGCGTTCTCGCCGTTAACCACCAGCATATATTCTGCGCGCGTATCGACCCTTTCATAGACGGGGCGAGGGAGAATACCATCGTCCATGAGGACTGCATCCCAGTCCCACAGGACCCAACCCACAACCCACCCGGCTGCGCATTCAAAGTACACACAACCCCAATCACCAAACCAGGTGGATACGACCTCGACCTAACAAAGAACCGCACATACAAGATCCTCAACGAAGCCCGAACGAACCCCGTATCCGGCCAGCCAGTCGGGTACAAGCTCCACGCCATCCCGAGCCAGATGCTCATGATGGACCCCGAGACATTCAACTACCGGCGGGGCGTATTCTCGGCCAAACCGATCTGGGTGACCAAGTACCGCGACGATGAACTCTGGGCTGCGGGCGAGTTTACGAACCAGAGTCGTGAGGATACGGGGTTGGCGAAGTGGGCTGCCCGACATGATGACGGGGTGAGGAGTGAGGATGTGGTGCTTTGGCATAGTTTTGGGATTACGCACGTTACTAGGCCGGAAG ATTTCCCGGTCATGCCGAATGAGAAGATGAGCATGGTGCTCAAACCGGTGAGCTTCTTTGAGCTGAACCCGTCGAACGATGTGCCGAGATCGAATCAGAGGGATAACCAGTCTACTCTACATCAGAGGGCTGAGGATGCTGAAAGCTGTTGTGCAAGGGAGTCTAACTTGTAA
- a CDS encoding uncharacterized protein (COG:S;~EggNog:ENOG410Q2TF): MPSSNSPMPPSGTDAGRPPGNITVIHPEHNVHRSQHASVEDYSRIMLEYTQRRMAGFADLEDTGYATSRSSRSSNNSGQSGNSTSGILAGHAAGPSPPSKFPSDSPDSAGAQSAV, translated from the coding sequence ATGCCCTCTTCCAACTCTCCAATGCCCCCATCAGGCACAGACGCAGGCCGCCCGCCTGGCAATATCACCGTCATCCATCCCGAACATAACGTGCACCGCAGCCAGCACGCATCGGTCGAGGACTACAGCCGCATCATGCTCGAGTACACCCAGCGCCGCATGGCCGGGTTCGCGGATCTCGAAGACACAGGCTACGCAaccagccgcagcagcagaagtaGTAACAACAGCGGCCAGAGCGGCAACTCGACCAGCGGCATCCTCGCCGGCCACGCGGCTGGTCCTTCTCCCCCGTCAAAGTTCCCCAGCGACAGCCCCGACAGCGCTGGCGCTCAGTCGGCGGTATAG
- a CDS encoding uncharacterized protein (SECRETED:SignalP(1-23)) encodes MHHQSTLKSLLTLCLTLPALTTAIPYTTTTTSSSSSSSLSSIAHETPTAFGAAGIKNNTETCPPSHASKQCCTNIGDELEEIFGELGEIAPLIGDVNVNSRTGLSCNAVSENSECGLSLMCCSGKPGNPKKGDKTPSEGSQEPGTQSVIQSGCISFNDAVELGKEEAAAEAPSSVVAHASASASATPTSTSRML; translated from the exons aTGCACCACCAATCCACCCTGAAgtccctcctcaccctctgTCTCACTCTACCCGCATTAACAACCGCAATCCcctacaccaccaccacaacttcatcctcatcctcatcatccctCTCCAGCATCGCGCACGAAACCCCCACCGCATTCGGCGCAGCAGGCATAAAAAACAACACAGAGACCTGCCCGCCCTCGCACGCGTCGAAGCAATGCTGCACCAACATCGGcgacgagctcgaggagaTTTTTGGAGAACTGGGCGAGATTGCGCCGCTGATTGGTGATGTGAATGTGAATTCGAGGACGGGGCTGAGTT GCAACGCCGTGTCCGAAAACTCCGAATGCGGACTCAGTCTGATGTGCTGTTCCGGTAAACCTGGGAATCCGAAGAAGGGCGATAAGACACCAAGTGAGGGTTCGCaggag CCCGGAACCCAATCCGTCATCCAGAGCGGATGTATCTCGTTCAACGACGCGGTGGAGCTGGgcaaggaggaggctgctgctgaggcgCCGAGTTCGGTGGTGGCTCATGCGAGTGCTAGTGCGAGTGCGACTCCAACCTCTACTTCGAGGATGCTTTAA
- a CDS encoding MFS transporter (COG:G;~EggNog:ENOG410PFTW;~InterPro:IPR020846,IPR011701,IPR036259;~PFAM:PF07690;~TransMembrane:12 (i68-88o108-127i134-151o157-183i195-218o224-244i301-325o337-358i379-399o405-426i438-461o473-493i);~go_function: GO:0022857 - transmembrane transporter activity [Evidence IEA];~go_process: GO:0055085 - transmembrane transport [Evidence IEA]), with product MAEPNSTSASKHPERIPYWQLVLNQGILTDRILNHEYNGSGTEENPYLVDWIQDDPRNPMEWPRATKWVYTMLVAIATLAVALVSSAFSGGLPQVLQEFKISSEVGTLGLSLFVVGFAIGPLLWAPLSEMYGRQLLFFVSYAGLTAFNAGVAGSQNAWTLIILRFFAGAFGSSPLTNAGGVIADMFPASERGLAMTLFASAPFLGPTIGPVIGGFLGMNAGWRWVMGFLAAFSGVLWIVCSVFVPESYGPVLLQKRAASLSKRTGKVYVSIHDAEKGKISIKKAFKTSLLRPWILLFREPIVLLLSIYMAIIYGTLYLCFGAFPIVFEGERHWNQGVAGLAFLGVMIGMIIAIPYSIIDNKRYVRAQGKHAGFAPPEARLPPCLVGSIAVPIGLFWFAWTTFPSVHWVVPIIASAPFGFGMVLVFLSIMNYLIDSYTIYAASVLAANSVLRSLFGAAFPLFTSQMYANLGTQWASSVPAFLALACVPFPFLFFKYGPAIRKKCKFAAESDAFMRKMAERMAPAAANTDDNKASNEKEDDGGKDIDIEAGSHHNGPASNTEVESSAGSSLEELPGVSRKQSVPQSVHSKSSVYEGNPYNIDRVTTQER from the exons ATGGCAGAACCGAATTCGACGTCTGCGTCAAAACACCCAGAACGCATTCCCTACTGGCAGCTCGTCCTAAACCAAGGTATCCTCACAGACCGCATCCTCAACCATGAATACAACGGCTCCGGCACCGAAGAAAACCCTTACCTGGTGGACTGGATCCAAGATGACCCCCGGAATCCAATGGAATGGCCACGAGCCACGAAATGGGTTTACACCATGCTGGTAGCCATCGCGACGCTGGCCGTCGCCTTGGTGAGTTCAGCCTTCAGTGGAGGACTGCCCCAGGTGCTACAGGAGTTCAAGATATCCTCGGAGGTTGGAACGCTGGGTCTGTCGCTTTTCGTCGTGGGATTTGCTATTGGACCTCTTCTGTGGGCGCCGCTGAGTGAGATGTATGGCCGccagctgctgttcttcgTGAGTTATGCTGGTCTCACCGCATTTAATGCTGGGGTTGCTGGGTCACAGAATGCGTGGACTTTGATTATTCTGCGTTTCTTTGCGGGTGCTTTTGGGTCTTCGCCTCTTACCAATGCAG GCGGCGTTATTGCAGATATGTTCCCTGCCAGTGAGCGAGGGTTGGCTATGACGCTCTTTGCGTCTGCTCCATTCCTAGGCCCTACCATTGGCCCGGTTATTGGTGGTTTCT TGGGAATGAAcgctggctggcgatgggtgATGGGCTTCCTCGCAGCCTTTTCCGGGGTATTATGGATTGTCTGCTCGGTGTTTGTCCCTGAATCATATGGCCCAGTACTGCTGCAGAAACGAGCTGCAAGCTTGTCGAAACGCACAGGCAAGGTGTACGTGAGCATCCACGATGCTGAGAAGGGCAAGATATCCATCAAGAAAGCATTCAAGACCTCGCTCCTACGACCGTGGATCCTGCTATTTCGCGAACCCATTGTCCTCCTGCTCTCGATTTACATGGCCATCATCTACGGCACTCTCTATTTGTGCTTTGGCGCATTCCCAATTGTCTTTGAGGGCGAACGCCACTGGAATCAAGGTGTCGCAGGCCTGGCCTTCCTCGGGGTAATGATAGGCAtgatcatcgccatcccataCAGCATCATCGACAACAAACGCTACGTTCGCGCACAAGGAAAACACGCTGGCTTCGCACCCCCAGAAGCCCGACTCCCCCCCTGTCTCGTCGGCAGCATTGCCGTCCCCATCGGCCTATTCTGGTTCGCCTGGACCACATTCCCATCCGTGCACTGGGTCGTGCCCATAATCGCATCTGCGCCGTTCGGCTTCGGAATGGTCCTCGTTTTCCTCTCGATCATGAACTACCTCATCGACTCTTATACTATCTACGCGGCGTCTGTTCTCGCCGCTAACTCCGTCCTGCGATCTCTGTTTGGTGCTGCTTTCCCCTTATTCACGTCCCAGATGTACGCCAACCTCGGCACGCAGTGGGCATCTAGCGTTCCTGCATTCCTGGCGCTGGCCTGTGTGCCGTTCCCCTTTCTGTTCTTTAAGTACGGGCCCGCGATCCGGAAGAAGTGCAAGTTCGCGGCTGAGTCGGATGCCTTTATGCGCAAGATGGCTGAACGTATGGCCCCCGCTGCGGCGAATACCGATGACAACAAAGCAAGCAATGAGAAAGAGGATGACGGCGGTAAGGATATAGATATTGAAGCCGGTTCGCACCACAACGGCCCAGCTTCAAACACGGAAGTTGAGTCTAGTGCTGGCTCTAGTCTGGAGGAGTTGCCTGGTGTCTCTCGCAAGCAGAGTGTACCGCAGTCTGTGCACTCGAAGTCGAGTGTTTATGAGGGCAATCCTTATAATATTGACCGGGTGACGACGCAGGAACGGTAG
- a CDS encoding uncharacterized protein (COG:S;~EggNog:ENOG410PQCI;~SECRETED:SignalP(1-22)) — protein sequence MARFSRGWLSVSFFILFQISFALVFDEVPASDVVPSNLQTRASGDVDLSMLELLKRDSFYWTGTQNGHLALANLTIDLPGDDETVISLDRFKHLVGSVQCTNKTMTVGLQSQKAFDHVKRVWKWLNEGDPHKIIVVAGAGECGWNPTRIPFSASKVRFSDADNTANLVGKTIEWKEFQNYELTVGNYQPVSTSALAQRDVDKSMTLPFDIPLPFSSGSLKTPVDNLELTWYCGDCGTKGSFDLGFHIETKLGIPTDASISLSPNGVSTVLNPRIGIQSDLTGDLGDEWEIGTIPIGGITVPGGILDVGPEIIFSLGYSVGPLQGSAGITTGVTVTIPDEAELEIGLLDPDVSSDGWDAEVETEDVTLDARLTGDALVYFKAAIGLSAKALGLGFQAGLNLKPYAGAGFMAQASTDEVCDGTDYHYGIKVFPKAGISLNADVARASKPEDPLAEAVIASITASNLPTFCTGFSGDASSTPVPSSSGIATTPPTPSSSPRPSSTPLSSSIPLSSSHISSSKPSSTPLSSTPRPIPSSTPSSSAYPSSTSLSPSPSPSPSKSRHQRQHFHHGAHGRRVY from the exons ATGGCAAGGTTCTCACGAGGATGGCTCAGTGtgagcttcttcattctcttcCAGATTAGCTTCGCCTTGGTCTTTGATGAAGTTCCTGCCTCTGATGTTGTCCCGTCGAACCTGCAAACCAGGGCGAGTGGAGATGTTGACCTCTCCATGCTGGAACTGCTGAAAAGAGACTCGTTCTACTGGACTG GAACCCAAAATGGACACCTCGCCCTGGCCAACCTGACCATCGACCTAcccggcgacgacgagacaGTCATCTCGCTAGACCGATTCAAGCACCTCGTCGGGTCCGTACAATGCACGAACAAGACCATGACCGTAGGTCTCCAAAGCCAGAAAGCGTTCGACCACGTAAAACGCGTCTGGAAGTGGCTGAACGAGGGCGACCCACATAAGATAATTGTCGTTGCTGGCGCCGGCGAGTGTGGATGGAATCCCACTCGGATTCCCTTCTCTGCTTCAAAGGTCCGCTTCAGCGATGCAGATAATACCGCGAACCTCGTTGGCAAGACAATCGAGTGGAAGGAGTTCCAGAACTACGAACTTACCGTTGGCAACTATCAGCCTGTATCGACAAGCGCTTTGGCTCAACGAGATGTCGACAAGTCCATGACCCTCCCCTTTGATATCCCGCTCCCGTTTAGCAGTGGTAGTCTCAAGACCCCGGTTGATAATCTCGAATTAACCTGGTATTGTGGTGACTGTGGCACCAAAGGGTCGTTCGACCTTGGTTTCCATATAGAAACGAAGCTCGGCATTCCAACGGATGCATCtatctccctctcccctaATGGCGTCTCAACGGTCCTCAATCCCCGAATTGGCATCCAGTCCGACCTTACCGGTGACCTTGGGGATGAGTGGGAGATTGGAACGATCCCCATCGGAGGCATCACGGTTCCTGGTGGGATCCTTGATGTCGGTCCGGAGATTATATTCAGCCTTGGGTACTCGGTTGGGCCTCTCCAGGGCTCTGCGGGCATCACGACAGGCGTCACAGTAACCATCCCAGATGAAGCAGAGCTTGAGATTGGGCTGTTAGACCCGGATGTTTCTTCTGACGGTTGGGATGCGGAGGTCGAGACTGAGGATGTCACTCTTGATGCGCGGTTGACGGGTGATGCCCTTGTTTATTTCAAGGCTGCGATCGGTCTTTCTGCTAAGGCGCTTG GCCTAGGATTTCAAGCTGGTCTCAACCTCAAGCCCTACGCCGGTGCCGGGTTCATGGCCCAAGCAT CAACCGACGAAGTCTGCGACGGAACTGACTACCACTACGGCATCAAAGTGTTCCCCAAAGCCGGCATCTCATTGAACGCAGACGTGGCCAGAGCGAGCAAGCCCGAGGATCCATTAGCGGAGGCTGTCATCGCG TCTATCACTGCCTCTAATCTCCCAACGTTCTGTACTGGCTTCAGTGGGGATGCGTCTAGTACGCCGGTTCCATCGAGCAGTGGGATTGCGACGACGCCGCCGACTCCTAGCTCTAGCCCTAGGCCTAGCAGTACGCCCCTTTCAAGCAGTATCCCGCTATCTTCCAGCCACATTTCTAGTTCCAAGCCTAGCAGTACACCCCTATCTTCCACTCCTAGGCCTATTCCTAGCAGTACCCCGTCATCTTCAGCGTACCCAAGCAGTACCAGTttgtcgccgtcgccgtcgccatcaCCGTCCAAGTCTCGACATCAACGTCAGCACTTCCACCATGGAGCGCATGGTAGAAGAGTTTACTAG
- a CDS encoding emp24/gp25L/p24 family protein (COG:U;~EggNog:ENOG410PK0H;~InterPro:IPR015720,IPR009038,IPR036598;~PFAM:PF01105;~SECRETED:SignalP(1-20);~TransMembrane:1 (n4-15c20/21o176-202i)), translating into MRFTALVIGLLACLVSSVTATALTYRLEANEKACFYKFVDQRNTKVAFYFAVQSGGSFDVDYAVVGPGEKSVLDGTKERQGDFVFTAQSVGEYRFCFNNEMSTFAEKMVDFEIALENESRAELPSRQGANPEQASAIEESIFKLSAQLSTISRNQKYFRTRENRNFSTVRSTERRIWNFSVIEGLMMVSMAGLQVFVVRFFFQGARKGYV; encoded by the exons ATGCGTTTCACAGCTCTGGTCATCGGCCTTCTTGCCTGCCTGGTGTCGTCCGTCACCGCAACCGCCCTGACGTATAGACTCGAGGCCAACGAGAAGGCCTGCTTCTACAAGTTTGTCGACCAGCGGAACACCAAAGTCGCATTTTACTTTGCT GTCCAATCCGGCGGTTCTTTCGATGTCGACTACGCTGTTGTCGGACCTGGCGAGAAGTCGGTCCTAGATGGCACCAAGGAGCGTCAGGGAGACTTTGTGTTCACGGCCCAGAGCGTTGGTGAATACCGCTTCTGCTTCAACAATGAAATGTCCACATTCGCAGAGAAGATGGTTGACTTCGAGATCGCG CTTGAAAACGAATCCCGTGCAGAACTCCCCTCGCGCCAGGGCGCCAACCCCGAACAAGCCTCCGCTATCGAGGAGTCcatcttcaagctctccGCCCAATTGTCCACCATCTCGCGCAACCAGAAGTACTTCCGGACACGTGAGAACCGCAACTTCAGCACTGTGCGCAGCACCGAGCGCCGCATCTGGAACTTCAGCGTGATTGAGGGTTTGATGATGGTTTCTATGGCTGGGCTGCAGGTGTTTGTTGTgcggttcttcttccagggaGCCCGCAAAG GTTACGTGTGA